Proteins from a genomic interval of Staphylococcus debuckii:
- a CDS encoding sulfite exporter TauE/SafE family protein: MSIVHILLMLSIGVGGGFIAGLVGIGGSIIIYPAILLLPPLFGTPEYSAYIASGLTSSQVFFSTLSGSIRAIKEPDFNPPLVLYMGGGMLGGSVVGAMVANLLTTPVINAVYIGIAVLALVLMFIKVKPHEDAGHSYNHWLLIAVGAIIGLVAGVIGAGGAFIIIPVLLAIFKLPMNTVVANSIVIACMSSIGAFVIKLLQGYVPLGNAIFLIVGSVIFAPIGLKVGRLLPSIIQKAIISILIVVAITELIF; this comes from the coding sequence ATGTCTATAGTTCATATTCTGTTAATGCTATCGATTGGCGTGGGTGGCGGCTTTATTGCGGGACTCGTCGGGATCGGCGGTTCTATTATTATTTATCCGGCGATTTTACTGTTGCCTCCGTTGTTCGGCACGCCGGAATATAGTGCGTACATTGCGTCTGGTCTGACTTCCAGCCAAGTTTTCTTTAGTACTTTAAGCGGTTCAATCAGGGCGATTAAGGAGCCTGATTTCAATCCTCCGCTCGTACTTTATATGGGCGGCGGTATGCTGGGCGGCAGTGTTGTCGGTGCTATGGTGGCCAATTTGCTGACGACTCCAGTGATTAATGCAGTCTATATCGGTATTGCAGTGCTGGCTTTGGTGTTGATGTTTATTAAAGTGAAACCTCATGAAGATGCTGGGCATTCTTATAATCATTGGCTGTTAATTGCTGTAGGCGCCATAATCGGTCTCGTTGCCGGTGTAATTGGCGCAGGCGGTGCTTTCATCATTATTCCAGTCTTGCTGGCTATCTTTAAATTACCGATGAACACAGTCGTTGCCAACAGTATTGTCATTGCTTGTATGTCTTCTATTGGTGCCTTTGTAATCAAGTTGCTGCAAGGTTATGTACCGCTTGGCAATGCAATTTTCCTCATTGTCGGCAGTGTGATTTTTGCGCCGATTGGTTTGAAAGTTGGTCGCCTCTTACCAAGTATCATTCAGAAGGCGATTATCAGTATTCTGATTGTAGTTGCAATCACCGAATTAATTTTTTAA
- a CDS encoding type II CAAX endopeptidase family protein produces MQFHLNESMKRTQEDTYRKRPSLWGVTFICIGLFILAPLVVAAISALFILPFALGKPSHTFISILFSENMTYLISILTFPVLLLFVLLVNHKHYHKSFASLGFYSINWKKKYAIGAGLGFATLLIVYVLNLIFQSLSIHINPKFNFFLFIAVLVGYLIQGMTEEVLFRGFIMNIFSSRKGVLFGIIASSIFFAIMHMGNPGSQFLAIINIFIFGLVFALLFYWSNNIWLTGAAHSLWNFTMGPILGIPVSGQRDMTSLFLTHVNTHRSFINGGSFGLEGGIIVTIIGIILCIILWQLCRKKGLITN; encoded by the coding sequence TTGCAGTTCCATTTAAACGAAAGCATGAAACGCACACAAGAAGATACATACCGCAAACGCCCCTCATTATGGGGAGTAACCTTTATTTGCATTGGGCTCTTTATCTTAGCGCCCCTTGTAGTAGCTGCAATCAGTGCACTTTTTATACTACCATTCGCACTCGGCAAACCGAGCCATACCTTCATTAGTATATTATTCTCAGAAAATATGACCTATCTTATTTCTATACTGACATTTCCAGTGTTATTGCTGTTTGTCTTGCTAGTGAATCACAAACATTACCATAAATCGTTCGCTTCACTTGGATTTTACAGCATAAACTGGAAAAAGAAATACGCGATAGGCGCAGGATTAGGATTTGCGACGCTCCTCATCGTTTATGTATTGAATCTTATCTTCCAAAGCCTATCCATTCATATCAATCCTAAATTTAATTTCTTTCTATTTATCGCAGTATTAGTCGGATATTTAATTCAAGGCATGACCGAAGAAGTCCTGTTCCGCGGCTTTATCATGAATATTTTCAGCAGTCGAAAAGGTGTCCTCTTCGGCATCATCGCGAGCTCTATTTTCTTTGCGATTATGCATATGGGTAATCCAGGGTCCCAATTTCTTGCTATTATTAATATCTTTATTTTCGGACTCGTATTCGCACTGCTCTTCTATTGGAGTAACAATATCTGGCTTACAGGCGCCGCACACAGCTTGTGGAACTTTACCATGGGGCCAATTTTAGGAATTCCGGTCAGCGGTCAAAGAGACATGACCTCACTCTTCCTGACACATGTAAATACGCACCGTTCCTTTATCAACGGCGGCAGTTTCGGTCTCGAAGGCGGCATCATCGTGACTATCATCGGTATTATCCTTTGCATCATACTCTGGCAGCTTTGCCGTAAAAAAGGGCTTATTACTAACTAA
- a CDS encoding VanW family protein encodes MAKKRKLLSEVHPVFYTLATKKGIIKRNLDDLFQRKKFSQVRSNDLLPNIVSQNSSNLIKTGKGIDPVLQENKAYNIELASSKIDKLIIRPGEEFSFWNLVGKINRKNGYRDGRVIINNKIQAGTGGGLCNLANTIHLLVLHSPLTITEFHNHSDALAPDPGERKPFATGTSISYNYVDYRFKNETDQNIQLRVWCEDKKLLGELRSERVFPWTYQLVEENHHFAKEGEKYYRISTIYKETQNRDNSEVLKKELILNNHSEVLFDYDLIPKELIR; translated from the coding sequence TTGGCTAAAAAAAGAAAGTTATTAAGTGAAGTACATCCTGTATTTTATACGCTTGCTACTAAGAAGGGTATTATCAAAAGAAATCTTGATGATTTATTCCAACGTAAAAAATTCTCGCAAGTCAGATCAAACGATTTGCTGCCTAATATTGTGTCTCAAAATTCCTCTAATTTAATCAAAACAGGTAAAGGCATCGATCCAGTTCTACAAGAAAACAAAGCTTACAATATTGAACTGGCGTCCTCAAAAATTGATAAACTGATTATTCGACCAGGAGAAGAATTTTCATTTTGGAATCTAGTAGGAAAAATCAATCGTAAAAATGGTTACAGAGATGGCCGCGTGATTATAAACAATAAAATTCAAGCTGGCACTGGCGGAGGGTTATGCAACTTGGCTAATACCATCCATTTATTAGTTTTACATAGTCCGCTTACTATTACCGAATTCCATAATCATTCTGATGCCTTGGCGCCGGATCCTGGAGAGCGTAAACCTTTTGCTACAGGAACGTCGATTTCATACAACTATGTGGATTACCGTTTTAAAAATGAAACTGATCAAAATATCCAACTTAGAGTATGGTGTGAAGACAAGAAACTTTTAGGCGAATTACGTAGTGAAAGAGTATTTCCATGGACTTACCAACTTGTTGAAGAAAATCATCATTTCGCAAAAGAAGGCGAAAAGTACTATCGTATTTCGACAATCTATAAAGAAACTCAAAATCGTGATAACTCAGAAGTATTGAAAAAGGAATTGATTTTAAATAATCACTCTGAAGTCTTATTCGACTACGATTTGATTCCGAAAGAATTAATCAGATAA
- a CDS encoding YqeG family HAD IIIA-type phosphatase gives MFRLIYPYAYLDSVFDIDYEKLSDLGYKAIIFDIDSTLVPHGADTTDEIDELFSYIHNLGFKTLFLSNNSAERIQDFNRNINSLFIPMANKPHKPNYLKAIEMLDVNKDEVVLVGDQLFTDVLGANLCGIKSILVKYLLHEHEQHLAIGKKRQVEKVLLKFYKQRFPNIKKMR, from the coding sequence TTGTTTAGACTGATTTATCCTTATGCCTATTTAGACAGTGTTTTTGATATTGATTATGAGAAATTGAGCGACTTGGGCTATAAAGCAATCATTTTTGATATCGACAGCACACTCGTGCCACATGGCGCTGATACAACAGATGAGATTGATGAATTATTTAGTTATATTCATAACTTAGGCTTCAAGACATTATTTCTTTCAAATAATAGTGCAGAACGTATTCAAGATTTCAACAGAAATATCAACAGTTTATTTATTCCAATGGCAAATAAGCCGCATAAACCCAATTATTTGAAAGCAATTGAAATGTTAGACGTGAATAAAGATGAAGTTGTGCTGGTTGGAGATCAATTATTTACAGATGTCCTTGGCGCAAATTTGTGCGGGATAAAGAGTATTTTAGTGAAATACCTCTTGCATGAGCATGAACAACATCTAGCAATCGGCAAGAAACGGCAAGTAGAAAAGGTGCTACTCAAATTCTACAAACAAAGATTTCCTAATATTAAAAAAATGAGGTGA
- a CDS encoding DEAD/DEAH box helicase translates to MNNLVQNTLSAWALIETLQPGEVEGIDDYLDSKIFEQKEKHKIIHNFEEFKPLWENEKYQLNEFALKKGQLQFQIYRYCFKFGEIEKALRKMFEDEEIYNESQTICYGYTFKVDEQGKVLTDTIYVPMLMSAMKSIKKDQNSNIEQEYLHNIERFKMECEEILGDNVLNQLRLAKMDERYLKYFAKYETAFSQFFKHVIAIRYVKPEEQTDELNSFYLTDIEEAKSSPNAALTQYIEGLPDKEKQEIDENRPLIEEILQPENYPDGRWPSLVEHRLSLMQQVAVNQITGGQNKINSVNGPPGTGKTTLLKDIFAHNIVERAKELVKLSRPSKAFKYEQIHETDKFKTAFLNENLTTFKMVVASSNNGAVENISKDLPKIEEVLRRDKSSQFPEYEEAYQQAAEKLEDFSVLAEKIIEEPAWSLFSGTFGKKKNIDAAMKYILTDKEDTLVKTLLQLNNELDVNQEWKDAKKEFNQTLQKISALKQEIKEGMKFNAEYQSIKTNIHNLLKEKEYNNQLKTQLETELTQLNEQKATAENQLQEKQDRVANLEKQMELQNKQVSFADKLKNLFKGHPETEAHNNHHDKLVQLLEEKEKLYDTKEKIASKIQEQEVKQQDNETHLNKIDQELTTLESKNRNFTDFREQNGNIQFSDDAFWQKDNYKVRQEKVLNTSDELQFYRGLLFIQAMCLHRLLLIGNAKAIQSALYDFIRRNEYIKSAPIKVENAWNVLHLVYPVISTTFASFRNMYRTMPQDFIDYIYIDEAGQAIPQAAVGAIQRSRNVVAVGDPIQIEPVVTLDHNLINSVRKAFNVPERLVSAEASVQSLADNANTYGYWKGNASGDKEWIGIPLWVHRRCLNPMFTISNKIAYEEKMVLPAYIEKNPGQSSWVDVKGKAEPKQFVKVQGEQVVKDLAEDWKAALEKGEASPSSFVISPFTKVKSEIQKLARNQLPSEVGVDNQTINKWVGLSIGTVHTFQGKEADKVYFVTGTDEDQNGAIKWSCQKPNLINVAVTRAKKEFIIVGDKERISKLEYYDVVAEQVE, encoded by the coding sequence ATGAACAACTTAGTACAAAATACTTTATCGGCTTGGGCATTAATAGAAACTTTACAACCGGGTGAAGTTGAAGGTATTGATGATTACTTAGATAGTAAGATATTTGAACAGAAAGAAAAACACAAAATAATTCATAACTTCGAAGAATTTAAACCTTTATGGGAAAATGAAAAATATCAACTCAATGAATTTGCTTTAAAAAAGGGACAATTACAATTTCAAATTTATCGGTATTGCTTTAAATTCGGAGAAATTGAAAAAGCCTTGCGTAAGATGTTCGAAGACGAAGAAATTTATAACGAGAGCCAAACAATTTGTTATGGTTATACTTTCAAAGTAGATGAGCAAGGAAAGGTATTAACGGATACGATTTATGTTCCTATGCTGATGAGCGCTATGAAAAGTATTAAGAAAGATCAAAACTCGAATATTGAACAAGAATATCTTCATAATATAGAGCGTTTTAAAATGGAATGTGAAGAAATCCTAGGAGATAATGTTTTAAACCAACTCAGACTTGCGAAAATGGATGAGCGATACCTTAAATACTTTGCTAAATACGAAACTGCATTTTCACAATTCTTCAAACATGTCATTGCTATCAGATACGTGAAACCTGAAGAACAAACAGATGAACTTAACAGCTTTTACCTTACGGATATTGAAGAAGCTAAATCGTCTCCTAATGCTGCGCTTACACAATATATCGAAGGCTTACCTGATAAAGAGAAGCAAGAAATCGATGAAAATCGACCATTGATTGAAGAGATACTGCAACCAGAAAATTATCCAGACGGCAGATGGCCTTCATTGGTAGAACATCGTCTTTCTCTTATGCAGCAAGTAGCTGTCAATCAAATTACAGGCGGTCAGAATAAAATTAATTCGGTAAATGGCCCGCCAGGAACGGGTAAAACAACGTTGTTAAAAGATATTTTTGCGCACAATATTGTTGAAAGAGCCAAAGAACTCGTCAAACTGTCTCGCCCTAGCAAAGCTTTTAAATATGAGCAAATTCATGAAACAGATAAATTTAAAACGGCTTTCTTAAATGAAAATCTTACTACTTTCAAAATGGTAGTAGCTTCAAGTAACAATGGGGCTGTAGAAAATATCTCTAAAGACTTGCCTAAAATAGAAGAAGTGTTGCGAAGAGACAAATCATCACAATTTCCTGAGTATGAAGAAGCCTATCAACAAGCCGCTGAAAAATTAGAAGATTTCAGTGTGCTAGCTGAAAAAATTATAGAGGAACCTGCCTGGAGTCTATTCTCTGGAACTTTTGGTAAAAAGAAAAATATTGATGCAGCAATGAAATATATCTTAACTGATAAAGAAGATACTTTAGTAAAAACGTTGCTTCAATTAAATAATGAATTAGATGTTAATCAAGAGTGGAAAGATGCTAAGAAAGAATTTAATCAAACCCTACAAAAAATTTCAGCGTTGAAACAAGAAATAAAAGAAGGTATGAAATTCAATGCTGAATACCAATCAATTAAGACTAACATTCATAATTTATTAAAAGAAAAAGAATATAACAATCAATTAAAAACGCAACTGGAAACTGAACTCACACAATTAAATGAGCAGAAAGCAACTGCAGAGAATCAGTTACAGGAGAAACAAGATAGAGTAGCAAATCTAGAAAAACAGATGGAATTACAAAACAAACAAGTATCCTTTGCTGATAAACTGAAAAACCTATTTAAAGGGCATCCTGAAACTGAAGCACATAATAATCATCATGATAAACTTGTGCAGCTTTTAGAGGAAAAGGAAAAACTATACGATACAAAAGAGAAGATTGCTTCTAAAATTCAAGAGCAAGAAGTAAAACAACAAGATAATGAAACACATTTAAACAAAATCGACCAAGAATTAACAACGTTAGAAAGTAAAAATAGAAATTTCACAGACTTTAGGGAACAAAATGGCAACATTCAATTTTCTGACGATGCATTCTGGCAAAAAGACAACTATAAAGTTCGCCAAGAAAAAGTATTAAATACTTCAGATGAGTTGCAATTTTATAGAGGATTATTATTTATTCAAGCTATGTGTCTACATCGATTGTTACTCATCGGAAATGCGAAAGCGATTCAATCAGCACTCTATGATTTCATTCGACGCAATGAATATATAAAATCTGCGCCGATCAAGGTAGAAAATGCCTGGAATGTACTTCATCTCGTCTATCCAGTGATTAGCACAACTTTCGCCAGCTTCAGAAACATGTACCGCACTATGCCGCAAGACTTTATAGATTACATATATATTGATGAAGCGGGTCAAGCTATTCCTCAGGCAGCAGTAGGGGCGATTCAGCGATCGCGTAATGTAGTAGCAGTTGGAGATCCAATCCAAATTGAACCTGTAGTAACTTTGGATCATAATCTTATTAACTCTGTACGCAAAGCCTTTAATGTACCTGAAAGATTAGTCAGCGCCGAAGCCTCTGTACAAAGTCTCGCAGATAACGCAAACACTTATGGATATTGGAAGGGGAATGCATCTGGCGATAAGGAATGGATAGGTATACCGCTGTGGGTACATAGAAGATGCTTGAATCCTATGTTTACTATTAGTAATAAAATTGCATATGAAGAGAAGATGGTATTACCGGCTTATATTGAAAAGAATCCAGGCCAATCTTCTTGGGTGGATGTAAAGGGTAAAGCCGAACCTAAACAATTTGTTAAAGTGCAAGGAGAGCAAGTAGTGAAGGACTTAGCTGAAGATTGGAAAGCAGCTTTAGAAAAAGGAGAAGCATCGCCGAGTTCCTTTGTGATTTCTCCATTCACTAAGGTCAAAAGTGAAATTCAGAAACTCGCACGCAATCAGTTGCCTAGTGAAGTAGGAGTAGATAACCAAACAATTAACAAGTGGGTAGGACTTTCTATAGGAACAGTTCATACTTTTCAAGGAAAAGAAGCGGATAAAGTTTATTTTGTGACAGGTACTGATGAAGACCAGAATGGCGCTATCAAATGGTCATGCCAGAAACCAAACTTGATTAACGTCGCAGTCACGCGTGCTAAAAAAGAATTTATCATTGTTGGCGATAAAGAAAGAATCAGTAAACTTGAATATTACGATGTTGTCGCAGAACAAGTAGAATAA
- a CDS encoding TetR/AcrR family transcriptional regulator: protein MKYRDKHAEIQFKDGAIQPKSTKRGDLLHNQRVNLEKSGTQEWVFQALMLLLEKETFEKITITKICTKAGINRSTFYRNYENKEDIVIQQLETDLRHITTLIENGSSETEVYHYIFTNCTYVLEVMELGLYNVVLKYLTQMQFRILNMDGIYINSPDDRLITTYHLAGIINMFLNWLHPENHIPAEQFIEILKKQVGHINKKDILKVLHLLAEENHPEPWIAV from the coding sequence TTGAAGTATAGAGACAAACATGCAGAGATTCAATTCAAAGACGGCGCTATCCAGCCAAAATCCACAAAACGGGGTGATTTGTTGCACAACCAGAGAGTCAATTTAGAGAAGAGCGGCACCCAAGAATGGGTATTCCAAGCCCTCATGCTCTTATTGGAAAAAGAAACCTTTGAAAAGATTACCATCACGAAGATTTGCACCAAAGCCGGAATCAACCGTTCCACCTTTTACCGCAACTATGAAAACAAAGAAGACATCGTAATCCAACAATTAGAAACAGATTTAAGGCATATTACTACGTTGATTGAAAACGGCAGCAGTGAGACAGAAGTCTATCACTATATCTTTACCAATTGCACTTACGTATTAGAAGTGATGGAACTCGGCTTGTATAATGTAGTACTGAAATATCTGACCCAAATGCAATTTCGCATACTGAACATGGACGGTATTTATATCAATAGTCCGGATGACAGATTAATTACCACATATCATTTAGCAGGCATTATCAATATGTTCTTAAATTGGCTGCATCCAGAAAATCATATTCCAGCAGAACAGTTTATTGAAATATTGAAGAAGCAAGTAGGTCATATCAACAAAAAAGACATTTTGAAAGTCTTACATTTATTAGCTGAAGAAAACCACCCTGAACCTTGGATAGCGGTCTAA
- a CDS encoding mechanosensitive ion channel family protein, whose product MIEQITSYIENLFKGAFDGQNLSHKVVFTIVILIVAFWLHYIVTKYLVQHATNAKRFTLVMKSIRQLIWFIAVVCILGIWINAANSVIVVALIIVALVAFSLKNLAMEVVGYFLLMNRRLFKMYDRIEISGHLGDVVKISLLHFKIAERGNYLSTEGATGKIITIPNHVLLEEPIVNYSAASHINWYEVDYNLAIDSDWQTAVAICEKALEDYMKEFLSRYSDEQLRRIKAKISLFDGKLDYKVHLLIDKDMAVLSCYFPSDYPKASDVKSNLNKRILPLLNAEDSIELVGERIHVEMEN is encoded by the coding sequence GTGATTGAACAAATTACCTCCTATATTGAAAATTTATTTAAAGGCGCATTTGACGGCCAAAACTTATCACATAAAGTTGTCTTTACTATTGTTATTTTAATTGTAGCCTTTTGGTTGCATTACATTGTGACGAAGTATTTGGTGCAACATGCCACAAATGCTAAACGCTTTACGTTAGTAATGAAAAGTATCCGCCAATTGATTTGGTTCATCGCAGTGGTCTGCATTCTAGGTATTTGGATTAATGCAGCTAACTCCGTGATTGTGGTAGCTTTAATCATTGTGGCGCTGGTTGCCTTTTCATTGAAGAATTTAGCCATGGAAGTCGTCGGTTATTTCTTATTGATGAATCGTCGCCTGTTTAAAATGTACGATCGGATTGAAATCAGCGGACATCTCGGCGATGTTGTCAAGATTTCGCTACTGCATTTTAAAATCGCAGAACGTGGGAATTACCTTTCTACTGAAGGCGCAACCGGTAAAATTATTACGATTCCGAATCACGTGTTGTTGGAAGAACCGATTGTTAATTACAGTGCCGCTTCTCATATCAACTGGTATGAGGTCGATTACAATTTAGCCATTGATAGTGATTGGCAAACTGCTGTCGCTATTTGTGAAAAAGCCTTAGAGGATTACATGAAAGAATTCCTCTCCCGCTATTCTGATGAACAATTGCGCCGTATCAAAGCGAAGATTTCATTGTTCGATGGAAAACTGGATTATAAAGTACACTTGCTGATTGATAAAGATATGGCAGTGTTAAGCTGTTATTTCCCTTCTGATTATCCGAAAGCAAGCGATGTGAAATCAAATTTGAATAAACGTATCTTGCCATTGTTGAATGCTGAAGACAGTATTGAGCTTGTGGGCGAACGCATCCATGTGGAAATGGAAAACTAA
- a CDS encoding beta-glucosidase yields the protein MKQVADYRAQLEQLSLEDKATLLTGENFWNTAKVSDVNEILLSDGPSGIRKQTEGGDALGLTGSVETIAFPCLALIASTFDKDLLRKYGEYLGQIAKAEKVNVLLGPGMNIKRSPLAGRNFEYLSEDPFLTAELAIQYINGVESQGIGTSPKHFAANNRENERFTSSSNIQPRALHEIYLSAFKRVVEEAQPATIMNSYNKVNHVLVAENQYLLTDLLRSQWNYDGLVVSDWGAVKDRVKSLRAGLDLEMPGQPDYSIPQVVEAVRSGKLDEALVDRSVLRLLKLIDKYTLEGKAPNYNKDNYHEFARTIAAQSIVLLQNEDHILPLKSESSKAVIGAFAKHPRYQAGGSSKVNAYKVVTPFDDLKEVYGDFAYADGYEFENLDANQQLIDEAVEAAKGKDEVILFAGFPENVESEGFDKTSIALPDNQVALIDAVAKVNPNIVVVLQNGSVVATPWRHQVKGLVETYLAGEAVGEATADVLSGKVNPSGKLAETFPERIQDTPSYLTFNRSTEEENYMEGIFVGYRYYATKDLPVAFPFGHGLSYTDFEYTDSKVNVDNDKDQIQIDVTVKNVGSVQGAEVVQVYLQNRASNIEMAARELKAFERVELEAGESKTVSLVIPFERLKWYNPQTDLWQIDNGDYTVHIGSSVNDIHTHHDFEITSIDEPPIQLSLDSSLKDIIDLQDTLSKEIDEFGFDEMIHKMTSEPNLRVLAEPAPIRMLVMFGLKLSDLVKFVEKCNVRLKTGE from the coding sequence ATGAAACAAGTAGCAGATTACAGAGCACAATTGGAGCAATTATCGTTAGAGGATAAAGCGACATTATTAACAGGTGAGAACTTTTGGAATACTGCGAAAGTATCAGATGTAAATGAAATTTTACTGTCAGACGGCCCATCAGGCATTCGTAAACAGACAGAAGGCGGAGATGCGCTAGGATTAACAGGCAGTGTGGAGACGATTGCGTTCCCATGCTTAGCGTTGATCGCGAGTACTTTTGATAAAGATTTGTTACGCAAATATGGGGAATATTTAGGACAAATTGCCAAGGCGGAGAAGGTCAATGTATTGCTTGGACCAGGTATGAATATCAAACGCAGTCCGCTTGCTGGACGTAACTTTGAGTATCTTTCTGAAGATCCGTTCTTAACTGCAGAGTTGGCGATTCAATATATTAATGGTGTGGAATCTCAAGGTATTGGCACAAGTCCAAAACACTTTGCAGCGAATAATAGAGAGAACGAACGATTTACTTCTTCTTCTAATATCCAACCGCGTGCCTTGCATGAAATCTATTTGAGTGCGTTTAAGCGTGTGGTAGAAGAGGCACAACCTGCTACAATTATGAATTCTTATAATAAAGTGAATCATGTTTTAGTTGCTGAAAATCAATACTTATTGACGGATTTATTGAGAAGTCAATGGAATTATGACGGTCTAGTCGTATCTGATTGGGGTGCCGTGAAAGATCGCGTGAAATCATTGCGTGCTGGCCTGGATTTAGAAATGCCGGGTCAACCAGATTATTCTATTCCACAAGTCGTGGAAGCAGTGAGAAGCGGCAAATTGGACGAGGCCCTCGTTGATCGTTCTGTCTTACGTTTATTGAAATTAATTGATAAATATACATTAGAAGGCAAAGCGCCAAATTATAATAAAGACAATTATCATGAATTTGCACGTACTATCGCAGCGCAAAGTATTGTGTTGTTACAAAATGAAGATCACATTTTACCGTTGAAAAGTGAAAGCAGCAAAGCGGTAATTGGTGCATTTGCGAAACATCCTAGATACCAAGCGGGCGGTTCAAGTAAGGTAAATGCTTATAAAGTAGTGACACCATTCGATGACTTGAAAGAAGTGTATGGTGATTTCGCTTACGCTGATGGTTACGAATTTGAAAATCTAGACGCTAACCAACAGTTGATTGATGAAGCAGTAGAAGCGGCGAAAGGCAAAGATGAAGTCATCTTATTTGCAGGCTTCCCAGAAAATGTAGAGTCTGAAGGCTTTGACAAGACTTCTATCGCCTTGCCAGATAACCAAGTTGCATTGATTGATGCTGTAGCGAAAGTGAATCCGAATATCGTAGTCGTACTACAAAACGGTAGCGTAGTCGCAACACCTTGGAGACACCAAGTGAAAGGATTAGTTGAAACTTACTTAGCAGGTGAAGCGGTCGGAGAAGCTACTGCAGATGTACTTTCCGGTAAAGTGAACCCATCTGGTAAATTGGCAGAAACTTTCCCAGAACGCATTCAAGACACACCATCTTACTTGACGTTCAACCGCAGCACTGAAGAAGAGAACTACATGGAAGGTATCTTTGTCGGCTACCGTTACTATGCGACGAAAGATCTGCCGGTCGCATTCCCATTCGGCCACGGCTTGAGCTATACCGACTTCGAATATACAGACAGTAAAGTGAACGTCGATAACGATAAAGACCAAATTCAAATCGACGTAACCGTCAAAAATGTTGGTTCAGTGCAAGGTGCTGAAGTGGTGCAAGTCTACTTGCAAAACCGTGCGAGCAACATTGAGATGGCCGCGAGAGAGTTGAAAGCCTTCGAGAGAGTGGAACTAGAAGCGGGCGAAAGCAAAACAGTTAGTCTTGTTATTCCATTCGAACGCTTGAAATGGTATAATCCGCAAACAGACTTATGGCAAATTGATAACGGTGACTATACCGTGCATATCGGCAGCTCTGTTAATGACATTCATACACATCATGACTTTGAAATCACAAGTATTGATGAGCCGCCAATCCAATTGTCATTAGACTCATCATTGAAAGATATCATCGACCTTCAAGACACATTATCTAAAGAAATTGATGAGTTCGGTTTCGACGAAATGATTCATAAAATGACAAGCGAACCGAATTTGCGCGTGCTCGCAGAACCAGCACCAATTCGTATGCTCGTAATGTTCGGCTTGAAATTGAGCGACCTTGTGAAATTCGTTGAAAAATGTAACGTACGCTTGAAAACAGGCGAATAA